AACCCCACGGCGAAGGACAAGCTTTTGCAAGCCCTCACCGGCTGGGACCGCGAGATCACCGCCAACGCGGTCGAAGTCCATATCTCGCGCCTGCGCGCCAAGCTCGAACCGCACGGCGTCACGCTGCGTGCGATCCGCGGTTTCGGCTACCGGCTCGAACTGCGTCCACCAGCGGCAGTGCAAACCCCGGCGGCGGCCGCCGACGAATGAGGCGCCCCACCAAGCCGCAGGTGTTTCGTGGCCTGCAGCGGCGCCTGGTGCTGCTGCTGTTGCTGCCGCTGCTGCTGCTGGCCTTAATGTCGGCCTGGATCGACTACCGCTCGGCCGACAACGCCGCGCTGCGGCAAGACGCGATCCTGCTGCGCATGGCGCCGCTGCTCGCCGACAGCATCATCGTGCCCGCCGCCAGCGACGAGCCACCGCAGACGGCGCCCCAGGTGCTGCTGGCACCGCCGGTCGAGGAGTTTTTGAAGGACCGGCCGGGCAAGTCGGCCTGGAGCATGTCCGACGACGTCGGCCGCGTGCTGCAGGGCGAGGCATGGCTGGAGTCGGCGGCGCCGGGCACGCGCGAGCCGGAGTTCCTGAGCCGGGAGCATGAGGGCGTGCTCTACCGCATCGTCTCGCTGCGCATCGTGTCGCCGGCGGGCGATTTCGTGATGCAGCTCGCCGACGGCTCCGATCCGCGCCAGGACTGGGGCCGCGCGATCCTGATCCGCGCGCTGCTGCCCAACCTGATCCTGCTGGTGCTGGCCGCCTTCGCCATGCAATGGGCGGTGCGCCAGGCCTTGCAGCCGCTGCTCGACCTGAAGGACGCGGTGGAAAGCCGCTCGCCACGCGACCTCAGCCCGCTCGCGGAAGGCCCCGCACCCGAAGAAGTGCGCCCGCTGGTGCAGTCGCTCAACCGGCTTTTCGGCCTGGTCAACGCGCAGAGCGACAGCCAGCGCCGCTTCGTGGCCGACGCCGCCCACCAGCTACGCACCCCGCTGGCCGCGCTGCAGTCGCAGGTGGAGGCCTGGGCGCATGCGGCGGGCAACGACGGGGTGCGGCTGCAGGCGCAGGACGTGGGCCGCATGCGCGATGCGACCCGGCGCACCTCGCAGCTCGCCCATCAGTTGCTCGCACTGTCGCGCGCCGACGCCCATGCGCTGCACGGGCAGGCCGGCGCGCCGGTGGACCTGCGCGCGCTGTGCCACGTGATGATCGAACTGCATTTCGCCTATGCCGCCGACCGGCATGTCGACCTGGGCCTGGACTGCGAGCCGGTGAGCCTGGTCGGGCAGGAATGGCTGCTGCGTGAAATGCTCTCCAACCTGGTCGACAACGCGGTGCGCTACACGCCGTCGGGCGGTACGGTGACGGTGCGTTGCCGCGCCGGGCAGGACGCCGACGGCCGTCCACTCGCGGTGCTCGAGGTGGAAGACGACGGCCCCGGCATCGCGCCGGAAGAGCGCGGCCGGGTGCTGGAGCGCTTCTACCGGGTGCGCGGCACGACGGGCGAAGGCACCGGCCTGGGCCTGGCCATCGCGGATGAAATTGCGCGCAGCCACGGCAGCCGGCTGCAGCTCGAAGCGGGCGAGGGCGGTCGCGGGCTGCGCGCATGGGCGGTGTTCGGCGGCGCGCTTTAGCCGCTCGCCTGCAGGATCTTGCGGGCTCACCTAGAATCCGGCCCGCGCCCCGGCCTGCCGGGGCGTACGTTTTCAGGGCGGGGTGCAATTCCCCACCGGCGGTGATGGCGTCGTGGCTGGTAGCCCGCCGCACGAGCCCGCGAGCGTCCGCCGGTGCTGCATCGGCGGAGTCAGCAGATTCGGTGCGATCCCGAAGCCGACGGTCATAGTCCGGATGCAAGAAAACGTCGGCTCACGTCTCGGTGGCCGTGCCTGTCTTTCATGGGCCGGCCGGTGGCGTGGCCGCATGCCCTGGACCTTGCCGTCGTTTCGCCATACCGGCCGTCCAATGCCTTCCGACAATTTCTCCGCTTCTTCTTCTTCTTCTTCTTCGTCCAACGCTGCGGCCGCCGGCCGCATCGCGCTGATCCACGCCAGCTGGCATCTCGACATCGTGCAGCAGGGCTGCAACGCCTTCATCGCCGCCATGGCCGAGCTCGGCTATGCCGCCGATTCGATCGATGTGATCGCCGTGCCGGGTGCCTTCGAGATTCCGCTGCATGCCGCCAAGCTCGCCGCCAGCGGCCAATATGCCGGCATCGCCACCTGCGCGCTGGTGGTGGACGGCGGCATCTACCGCCACGATTTCGTCGCCACCGCCGTGATCGACGGCCTGATGCGGGTGCAGCTCGACAGTGGCGTGCCGGTGTTCTCTGCGGTGCTCACGCCGCATCATTTCCACGAGCATGCCGAGCACCGCGACTACTACCTGCGGCATTTCCAGATCAAGGGCCGGGAGCTGGCACAGGCCTGCGTGACGACCGTGCGCAGCCTCGAGCGCGTAGCGGCGCTCGTTGCCTGACCATCGACCGATCGACCGCGCCCGCCGGGCGCTTCAGTGCAGGATGCGGGCGACCGCGCGCTGCAGGCTGTCGTCGTTGAAGGGCTTGCGCAGCACCATGGCGTCGGCGATGCCGTCGAGCGCCACGGTGTCGGAATACCCGCTCACGAACAGGATCGGCAGGCCCGGATGCAGCTCCTGGGCGCGGCGGGCGACTTCGGCGCCGTTCATGCCCGGCATGATGAAGTCGATCACCGCGGCGTCGGGCCGCCAGGCGGCGAGTTGTTCGAGGCCGCTGCGTCCATCGGCGCTTTCGGTGACCTCGAAGCCGGCGCTGCCAAGCAGTTCGACGATGACGCGGCGCACGTCCTCGTCGTCGTCGATCACCAGCAGGCGCTTCCTGGCCGCATTCATCAGGCCGGCATCGTCTTGCGTGGCGGCTGGGCGAATCTGCTCGGCCGCCACCGCTTCGGTTTCACGCAGCAGCAATTCGACCGTAGTGCCGGCGCCCGGCACGCTGAACAGGCGCAGGTCGCCGCCGCACTGCAGGGCAAAGCCGTGGGCCTGCGCCAGCCCCAGGCCGGTGCCCTTGCCGCGCTCCTTGGTCGTGAAGAAGGGCTCGATCGCCCGCGCCGCGATCTCGGGCGACATGCCGACGCCGGTGTCGATGATGCGGATGCCGATGGCCGCGACCGGCTCGCCGGTGTTGAAGACGTGCTTCAGCCGTTCGGCTTCGATCGTCACCCGCCCGCCGCCGGGCATGGCGTCGCGCGCGTTGACCACCAGATTCAGGATGGCCAACTCCAACTGGTCGCCGTCGGTACGCGCCCAGGTGCCTTCGCTGTGGTCGCGGATTTCGATGTCGATGTCCGGCCCCAGGGCGTTGCCGATGAGTTCGCGCGCCTGCGCCAGCAGCGGGCGGATTTCCACCGCACGGATGTCGAGCCGCTGGCTGCGCGAGAAGGTGAGCAGCTGCGAGGTGAGCCGGGTGCCGCGCTCCACGGCCGCGCCAGCGG
The nucleotide sequence above comes from Xylophilus sp. GOD-11R. Encoded proteins:
- a CDS encoding sensor histidine kinase: MRRPTKPQVFRGLQRRLVLLLLLPLLLLALMSAWIDYRSADNAALRQDAILLRMAPLLADSIIVPAASDEPPQTAPQVLLAPPVEEFLKDRPGKSAWSMSDDVGRVLQGEAWLESAAPGTREPEFLSREHEGVLYRIVSLRIVSPAGDFVMQLADGSDPRQDWGRAILIRALLPNLILLVLAAFAMQWAVRQALQPLLDLKDAVESRSPRDLSPLAEGPAPEEVRPLVQSLNRLFGLVNAQSDSQRRFVADAAHQLRTPLAALQSQVEAWAHAAGNDGVRLQAQDVGRMRDATRRTSQLAHQLLALSRADAHALHGQAGAPVDLRALCHVMIELHFAYAADRHVDLGLDCEPVSLVGQEWLLREMLSNLVDNAVRYTPSGGTVTVRCRAGQDADGRPLAVLEVEDDGPGIAPEERGRVLERFYRVRGTTGEGTGLGLAIADEIARSHGSRLQLEAGEGGRGLRAWAVFGGAL
- a CDS encoding 6,7-dimethyl-8-ribityllumazine synthase → MPSDNFSASSSSSSSSNAAAAGRIALIHASWHLDIVQQGCNAFIAAMAELGYAADSIDVIAVPGAFEIPLHAAKLAASGQYAGIATCALVVDGGIYRHDFVATAVIDGLMRVQLDSGVPVFSAVLTPHHFHEHAEHRDYYLRHFQIKGRELAQACVTTVRSLERVAALVA